In the genome of Paenibacillus pabuli, one region contains:
- a CDS encoding DUF4261 domain-containing protein — protein sequence MGLFDKLRRRKKEAAPAAGAVNTAPYSETIVGFVLLENEDCNFEQFITTMKNEWDIEIEERPEEGNLFFEVDGMQVVCAHINAPVPDREVEENAKLNVLWRDAVQVTSRHQSQIIVSVLNATDAIQAHILFTQTSSALLQLDHALAIYMAPLVVEAGQYVDISRGIKDQELPVSLWIFIGLFQSPENGASAYTYGLRNFGKEEMEITQSAKPLSEVFEMMYMTATYVVENDVTLHDGETLGFSAEQKLPITRSEGIATEGNSLKIGF from the coding sequence ATGGGACTGTTTGACAAGCTTCGGCGTCGCAAAAAGGAAGCTGCGCCCGCAGCCGGAGCCGTAAATACTGCTCCATATAGTGAAACCATCGTTGGATTTGTTTTGCTGGAAAACGAAGATTGTAATTTTGAGCAATTCATCACCACGATGAAAAATGAGTGGGATATTGAGATTGAGGAACGTCCGGAGGAAGGCAATCTTTTTTTCGAAGTGGATGGAATGCAGGTGGTGTGTGCACATATTAATGCTCCTGTACCTGACCGCGAAGTAGAGGAGAATGCCAAATTAAATGTGCTGTGGCGGGATGCGGTACAAGTCACCTCACGGCATCAATCTCAGATTATTGTCTCAGTTCTAAATGCAACCGACGCCATTCAGGCACATATTCTGTTCACCCAAACATCGAGTGCCCTGCTCCAGCTTGATCATGCGCTGGCTATATATATGGCGCCACTCGTGGTGGAAGCAGGACAGTACGTGGACATCAGTCGTGGAATCAAGGATCAAGAGCTGCCCGTATCCCTCTGGATCTTCATCGGATTATTTCAAAGTCCTGAAAACGGTGCATCGGCCTACACTTATGGGTTACGCAATTTCGGGAAAGAGGAGATGGAAATCACTCAATCCGCAAAGCCCTTAAGTGAAGTATTTGAAATGATGTATATGACTGCAACTTATGTAGTCGAAAATGATGTGACTTTGCATGACGGCGAGACACTTGGATTCTCCGCAGAACAGAAGTTGCCCATCACCCGTTCGGAAGGAATAGCTACGGAAGGCAACAGCTTGAAGATTGGTTTTTAA
- a CDS encoding DUF1304 domain-containing protein, whose amino-acid sequence MISIIFVAIVAIEHFYIMVMEMFLWTRPRTMKTFGLTPELAQSTKSLAANQGLYNGFLAAGLIWGLVYPEASVGQHIQIFFLACVIIAALYGGVTATRSIIIKQGLPAIIALLLVLFL is encoded by the coding sequence TTGATCAGTATCATTTTCGTGGCTATAGTAGCCATCGAGCACTTCTACATCATGGTGATGGAGATGTTCCTGTGGACCCGTCCACGCACCATGAAAACGTTCGGTCTTACTCCTGAACTGGCCCAGTCCACCAAGTCCTTGGCTGCAAATCAGGGGCTGTACAACGGATTTCTGGCCGCCGGGTTAATTTGGGGACTCGTCTATCCGGAAGCATCCGTCGGACAACACATTCAGATCTTCTTCCTGGCATGTGTCATTATTGCCGCCCTCTACGGAGGCGTAACCGCTACTCGGTCCATCATCATCAAACAAGGGCTGCCTGCGATTATTGCATTGCTTCTGGTTCTTTTCCTCTGA
- a CDS encoding helix-turn-helix domain-containing protein: MKRTNHAAKPSMGLLNLDEGDKRYCLNRYAPSEALSSLVRHFWIVSWDLTGHDPYPQHVVPNPCVNLVVERGNTFFFGPSGQKFSYLVRGKGSVFGVKFKPGGFYPFIRTPVSALYENPLDVSGVLDVDALQLEERLLGDDSDADKVSYMDQLLCEHLPPPDNQALLVSQIVLQIEQQRDMLRVDDLSASWNMHTRKLQRLFHQYVGISPKMVIKLYRLQNAAELMERGVDCDLVKLSQDLGYHDQSHFIKDFKSIIGSTPEDYVNSRR; encoded by the coding sequence ATGAAACGTACTAATCATGCTGCGAAACCCAGTATGGGTCTTCTGAATCTGGATGAAGGTGACAAACGATATTGCCTAAACCGTTATGCCCCTTCCGAAGCGCTGAGTTCTTTGGTTAGGCATTTCTGGATTGTCTCATGGGATCTTACCGGACATGATCCTTACCCTCAGCATGTGGTTCCAAATCCATGTGTCAATCTGGTGGTTGAGCGGGGAAATACCTTTTTCTTCGGCCCATCCGGACAGAAATTCTCCTATCTCGTCCGCGGAAAAGGAAGCGTGTTTGGGGTGAAATTCAAGCCTGGCGGCTTCTATCCGTTCATCCGCACTCCTGTTTCAGCATTGTATGAAAACCCCTTGGATGTCTCTGGTGTGCTTGATGTGGATGCTTTGCAGCTCGAAGAAAGACTGCTAGGAGACGACAGTGATGCAGACAAAGTCAGCTACATGGATCAACTACTCTGTGAACACCTCCCGCCTCCCGATAATCAAGCCCTTTTGGTCAGTCAGATTGTGCTGCAGATTGAGCAGCAACGGGATATGTTACGAGTCGATGATTTATCTGCCTCCTGGAATATGCACACAAGAAAGCTCCAGCGCCTGTTCCATCAGTATGTGGGCATCAGCCCCAAAATGGTGATCAAACTCTACCGACTACAAAATGCTGCTGAACTGATGGAGCGGGGTGTGGATTGCGATCTGGTTAAGCTGTCCCAGGACCTTGGATATCATGATCAATCTCACTTTATCAAAGATTTCAAGTCCATCATTGGCAGCACCCCTGAAGATTACGTCAATTCCAGAAGATAA
- a CDS encoding AAA family ATPase codes for MIKLRPNKIHIIGSVGSGKSTLARHLSARLDLPHYELDNIVWQRVPQGEDIRNSPETRETLLNNAVHSNQWIIEGVHYTWVAKSFEQADLIVYLNTPVWKRNVRILKRFTVQKLGLEQGNYRQTFTMLWKMYKWSYQHDRKEKALIMAFLQPHQHKLCIVRNEEELTRYLEEST; via the coding sequence ATGATCAAACTCAGGCCAAACAAAATACATATTATCGGCTCCGTCGGCAGCGGCAAATCTACACTGGCCCGCCATTTATCCGCAAGGCTAGACCTTCCTCATTATGAGCTCGACAACATCGTGTGGCAACGAGTCCCTCAAGGAGAGGATATTCGCAATAGTCCAGAGACGCGGGAAACACTCCTGAATAACGCCGTACATTCCAATCAGTGGATTATTGAAGGTGTACACTATACATGGGTGGCAAAAAGTTTCGAACAGGCTGATCTTATCGTTTATTTGAATACCCCCGTGTGGAAAAGGAATGTGCGTATTCTCAAACGCTTCACAGTACAGAAGCTCGGGCTGGAACAAGGAAATTACAGACAGACTTTCACCATGCTCTGGAAAATGTATAAATGGAGCTATCAACATGACCGTAAGGAAAAAGCGCTAATCATGGCGTTTTTGCAGCCTCATCAACATAAATTGTGCATTGTTCGTAACGAAGAAGAATTGACGAGATATCTGGAGGAGTCCACTTAA